The Periplaneta americana isolate PAMFEO1 chromosome 16, P.americana_PAMFEO1_priV1, whole genome shotgun sequence genome segment CTGAATCATAAAGTTGTTTTACATCTGTTCCACCTCCCAGACACTCTCCTCGCACAAAAACACGTGGAACCTGTAAACAACAAAGAAAGTCGTTTagttaaatgtataaaatatggaatgaatggaaaatttttctttagaaacaataacaaaatttatagtacaaaaaagTAACTAATTGAAGCAAATTTGAAGATTTTACACACTATCTGAACTGCAATACAATCGTTATAATATTGCTTGCATTAAAAGTGAACATCAATTATGCTGGCTTTCAGGTTTTGAGCAATAAATGACAAAACATGGAGTTTTAGGAGTGAGAGAAGAATGAGAGCTAGAGGGATAACAAATGCAGCATCGACACTGAGGGGAAAATGGAACAATTCACTGAGATTCCTAGAACAAATATTATCTACTAttgtctgtgcatttcgaactggcagatcagggtcacgtacaaaagtacaaacaatgcacaagtcactgaactgaaaactgaactgaagcactggtaattctggCTGTCCCAGTTGACTTTAGTTGAGAGAATGttccaggattggggtaagcacacgtaGCAAATGCAGTACATTGTTTGACCTTCAGCCACGAGtttgaaatgcacagataatagtgaaAACTTGGCAACATGATCTCGGAAACAGTGTAGCAAAACTTATGTTAGCTGACCACATGTTTTATACAAAATGCAGGGTGAACCATAATTAATTTCAggatgttattctttgaaatatttcaaacaaaacagttgaATCCAAATTTGCTgggttttgtttccttttcaagatacaaattgttttatatgaaacaattcatagtgtgttttggaaaagccattgatttaattcccaatatgctcagtcagcttaattattttttttttattttaggaggttactttacgacgctttatcaacatcttaggttatttagtgtctgaatgagatgagggtgataatgctggtgaaatgagtccggggtccaacactgaaagttacccagcatttggtcatattgggttgagagaaaaccccagaaaaaacctcaaccaggaaacttgccccgaccgggaatcgaacccgggccacctggtttcgcggccagatgcgctaaccgttactccacaggtgtggactcagtttaagagagcagtgtattatgatagtaaatggttgaaagaactttagttttgtcctttaaatatgcagaaatttgatccaaacaaatgtaacattgtaaaattcctttgcagaacgaaaaattactcacacattagttcagattaaatttctgcacatttaaaggacaaaactaaattcttttaatcatttattatcataacacactgctctcttaaactgactgagcatattggaaattaaatcaatggctttccaaaaacatgctatgaaatattacatataaaacaatttttatctcgaaaaggaagcaaaaacgagcaaaattgtattaaacttttgtttgaaatatctcaaagaataacactctgaaattaatgacattactgacaGTTCACCTTATAGTTTTGTGCATCTGCTGTCTGTTTTCTGTTGCTAAATTTTTATATAGTTACTGTTAAATTATATTCAAACTTTTTATACTCCTGACAACCTTGAACAAACTCTGAATCTCGTGCAGCTATGTGCTAACAAAGCCTTGTCTGTTTAAGACAATGCATTATTAATGTTTCaatcagtggtgatattcaaaaaatttaacaaccagttctctcaaTTGTACATATGTTAAACATATAGACCTACGGcatatgtccatggtaattgcaaatattacctagaaataatttaacaaccagttcgtCTGAACCGGTATGAACTGGTCGAATATCACCACTGGTTTCAATCGTAAAGTATTAATACAAACCGTTCTTGCGCCAGTAATTTCACCAAGTATACTCTGAATAGTGTCACCATCATCCCGCGTATCTAGCTCAATTGCTGTGTATTTCTGCTTCAGGTTGTCAAATaccttgaaataataatttttagtcaAAAGGTTTGcttataatatttaacattttttcttatCCTTATCCCTCCAAATAAGAAGATATTTTTTCTGATCaaaattagtttaattttatccAACAccaaatttctaataataataataataataataataataataataataataatagaaactttGAATTGAAAGACATTCTGTGCTAACCTTCGCTCAAAGAGTTATGTTTTTtcgtttttgttatttaaggaGAGTTCATATTCAAAGTAAGGATTAATATTGAATATTACTATTCAATACTATTAGGGCTTCAAATATCGAAGACACATTGTATGTCTACATTAATTGTACCtgatagttttataaaaatattacctgtattaatttttagagaaaaatgtaattttcatgaAAAGGTCACTCTTACATCTTCACTTCCTTCAACCCAACTGGAAGAAACGAGACTTGGACAGAGGGGTGACAATACAGAATAAGTGATAGGGAAAAATTACGACCTTTT includes the following:
- the LOC138716479 gene encoding uncharacterized protein isoform X1 → MGLGSSTPVDMNGPTAQLVKELINSDGVVIFSKSYCPYCKMAKEVFDNLKQKYTAIELDTRDDGDTIQSILGEITGARTVPRVFVRGECLGGGTDVKQLYDSGKLVAKLQVQ
- the LOC138716479 gene encoding uncharacterized protein isoform X2; its protein translation is MNGPTAQLVKELINSDGVVIFSKSYCPYCKMAKEVFDNLKQKYTAIELDTRDDGDTIQSILGEITGARTVPRVFVRGECLGGGTDVKQLYDSGKLVAKLQVQ